One window of the Anaeromyxobacter dehalogenans 2CP-C genome contains the following:
- a CDS encoding DUF3014 domain-containing protein produces the protein MPEPTQPERRPLRGGDVAAIVLALAVAGAIAYFWFHRQRALPPPSPAVPEQAAPEAKPPDAALPAAVQADPAQVKSLLEAASADPEYRRWLAAGGDLVRLWAVLTDNLAEGVSPRKQLPFLVPEQPFSVAEQGGRQVIAPASYARYDRFADAVASIDPKATAAAYRALRPAVETAYRLLGYPDAVLDRVTARALHRLEAAPRPAGPVAVVPHAEAGAGWAYADPVLEHLGAVEKHLLRMGPRNAGKVQAKAREIREALGLRER, from the coding sequence GGCGGCGACGTCGCGGCCATCGTGCTCGCGCTGGCAGTGGCCGGCGCGATCGCCTACTTCTGGTTCCACCGTCAGCGCGCGCTGCCGCCGCCCTCGCCCGCGGTGCCGGAGCAAGCCGCCCCCGAGGCGAAGCCCCCGGACGCAGCCCTGCCGGCCGCGGTCCAGGCCGACCCGGCGCAGGTGAAGTCGCTCCTCGAGGCCGCCTCCGCGGATCCGGAGTACCGCCGCTGGCTCGCTGCGGGGGGCGACCTCGTCCGGCTCTGGGCGGTGCTCACGGACAACCTGGCCGAGGGCGTCTCGCCCCGGAAGCAGCTCCCGTTCCTGGTGCCGGAGCAACCGTTCTCGGTGGCAGAGCAGGGCGGCCGGCAGGTGATCGCCCCTGCGTCGTACGCCCGCTACGACCGCTTCGCCGACGCGGTGGCGTCGATCGACCCCAAGGCGACCGCCGCCGCCTACCGCGCGCTGCGACCGGCCGTCGAGACCGCCTACCGACTGCTGGGCTACCCCGACGCCGTGCTCGACCGCGTCACGGCGCGCGCGCTCCACCGGCTCGAGGCGGCACCGCGCCCGGCCGGGCCGGTGGCGGTCGTCCCGCACGCCGAGGCCGGCGCCGGATGGGCCTACGCGGATCCGGTACTCGAGCACCTGGGGGCGGTCGAGAAGCACCTCCTCCGCATGGGCCCGCGGAATGCGGGGAAGGTGCAGGCGAAGGCGCGCGAGATCCGGGAGGCGCTGGGCCTCCGAGAGCGGTAG